The Streptomyces sp. SS1-1 genome has a segment encoding these proteins:
- a CDS encoding quaternary amine ABC transporter ATP-binding protein has translation MSTTAPLTPRNETPETRKPPAGEPVFSVEGLWKVFGPKAHRVPADPELAALPAAELRERTGCTAAVRDVSFDVRKGEVFVVMGLSGSGKSTLVRCLTRLIEPTAGTIAIDGEDVRAMDRGRLRELRRHRAAMVFQHFGLLPHRTVLDNVAYGLEIQGLGKAARRERAAEVVAKVGLEGMEHRRPGQLSGGQRQRVGLARALAVDPEVLLFDEPFSALDPLIRRDMQEEVVRLHHEEGRTMVFITHDLSEALKLGDRIALMRDGRVVQLGTPEEIVGSPADDYVREFVRDVPREQVMTVRTAMRPASADETGSGPALAPDATVSEAIEAVARTGSAARVVEDGRCLGVVDHERLLGVVAGTEQPKGAV, from the coding sequence ATGAGTACCACCGCTCCCCTGACGCCTCGGAACGAGACACCCGAGACCCGTAAACCCCCGGCCGGCGAGCCGGTGTTCTCCGTCGAAGGCCTGTGGAAGGTCTTCGGCCCCAAGGCGCACCGGGTCCCCGCCGACCCGGAACTGGCCGCGCTCCCGGCCGCCGAACTGCGGGAACGCACCGGCTGCACGGCGGCCGTACGGGACGTCTCCTTCGACGTCCGCAAGGGCGAGGTCTTCGTCGTCATGGGCCTGTCCGGCTCCGGCAAGTCCACGCTCGTGCGCTGCCTGACCCGGCTCATCGAGCCGACCGCCGGCACCATCGCCATCGACGGCGAGGACGTCCGCGCCATGGACCGCGGCCGGCTGCGCGAACTGCGCCGGCACCGCGCCGCTATGGTCTTCCAGCACTTCGGCCTGCTCCCGCACCGCACCGTCCTCGACAACGTGGCGTACGGGCTGGAGATCCAGGGCCTCGGCAAGGCCGCGCGCCGCGAGCGGGCCGCCGAGGTCGTGGCCAAGGTCGGCCTGGAGGGCATGGAGCACCGCCGCCCCGGCCAGCTCTCCGGCGGTCAGCGCCAGCGCGTCGGGCTCGCCCGCGCCCTCGCCGTCGACCCCGAGGTGCTGCTCTTCGACGAGCCGTTCAGCGCGCTCGACCCGCTGATCCGGCGGGACATGCAGGAGGAGGTCGTCCGCCTGCACCACGAGGAGGGCCGCACGATGGTCTTCATCACGCACGACCTCAGCGAGGCCCTGAAGCTCGGTGACCGCATCGCGCTCATGCGCGACGGCCGGGTCGTCCAGCTCGGCACCCCCGAGGAGATCGTCGGCTCCCCTGCCGACGACTACGTCCGCGAGTTCGTCCGCGACGTCCCGCGCGAACAGGTCATGACGGTCCGCACCGCCATGCGTCCCGCCTCCGCCGACGAGACCGGCAGCGGACCGGCCCTCGCGCCCGACGCCACGGTGTCCGAGGCGATCGAGGCCGTGGCCCGCACCGGCTCCGCGGCCCGGGTCGTCGAGGACGGCCGCTGCCTGGGGGTGGTGGACCACGAACGGCTTCTCGGCGTCGTGGCCGGAACGGAGCAGCCCAAGGGGGCGGTCTGA
- a CDS encoding ABC transporter permease, which translates to MATVTAAAPRPAAPGLLARPAVRKLAVLAVGAAILVPLAHARWSSGSWPAALTVDVSGPLTDTSTWIIDNRDSHPLFLYFFGHISNAVVLAVRGVYLVLLAAGWAGVTAAAALVAWRVAGWRLAAGTGAAFLACGLLGMWVPTTQTLALMVVAVLASVVVGALLGLAAGLSDRAEKVLRPVLDTMQVLPAFAYLLPVVLVFGIGVPAAVLATVVYAAPPMARLTALGLRGADKEVLEAVESLGATARQRLLTARIPLARKELLLGLNQTIMMALSMAVIASVIGAGGLGDRVYQALASVDVGAALAAGIPIVLLAVVLDRVTGAAGEALGEEPHPHGRRLWLVALAGTVAVAVAGRLVGRLDWPDAWVLNIAEPVNRAVDWMTAHLYSGVPVVGGTADWAGHFTTWVLDPVRAGLQGLPWWAVLLIVAALAWLIGTWRTALTAVLAMAAIGVLGVWKPSLDTLSQVLTAVAVTLVIGFATGVAAARSDRLERLLRPVLDVFQTMPQFVYLIPVVALFGVGRAPAVAAAVVYALPAVVRITTQGLRQVDPAALESARSLGATPGQQLRQVQLPLARSALLLAVNQGVVLVLAVVIIGGLVGGGALGYDVVFGLAQGDLATGLVAGAAIVCLGLMLDRVTQPTERRARKGA; encoded by the coding sequence ATGGCGACCGTCACCGCCGCCGCCCCGCGCCCCGCCGCGCCGGGCCTCCTCGCGCGCCCCGCCGTCCGCAAGCTCGCGGTGCTCGCCGTCGGCGCCGCGATCCTGGTGCCGCTGGCCCACGCCCGCTGGTCCAGCGGCAGCTGGCCGGCCGCGCTCACCGTCGACGTGTCCGGGCCGCTGACCGACACCAGCACCTGGATCATCGACAACCGCGACAGCCACCCGCTGTTCCTCTACTTCTTCGGGCACATCAGCAACGCCGTCGTGCTCGCCGTACGCGGCGTCTACCTCGTGCTGCTCGCCGCGGGCTGGGCCGGTGTCACCGCCGCCGCGGCCCTTGTCGCCTGGCGCGTCGCCGGGTGGCGGCTCGCCGCCGGGACCGGCGCCGCGTTCCTCGCCTGCGGGCTCCTCGGCATGTGGGTGCCGACCACGCAGACCCTCGCCCTGATGGTCGTGGCCGTCCTCGCCTCGGTCGTCGTCGGCGCCCTGCTGGGGCTCGCCGCCGGCCTGTCCGACCGGGCGGAGAAGGTCCTGCGCCCCGTCCTGGACACCATGCAGGTGCTGCCCGCCTTCGCGTACCTGCTGCCCGTCGTGCTGGTCTTCGGCATCGGCGTGCCCGCCGCCGTCCTCGCCACCGTCGTCTACGCCGCCCCGCCGATGGCCCGGCTCACCGCCCTCGGGCTGCGCGGCGCCGACAAGGAGGTCCTGGAGGCCGTCGAGTCGCTCGGCGCGACCGCGCGGCAGCGCCTGCTGACCGCCCGCATCCCGCTGGCCCGCAAGGAACTCCTGCTCGGCCTCAACCAGACGATCATGATGGCGCTGTCGATGGCCGTCATCGCCTCCGTCATCGGCGCGGGCGGCCTCGGTGACCGCGTCTACCAGGCGCTGGCCTCCGTCGACGTCGGTGCCGCGCTCGCCGCCGGCATCCCGATCGTGCTGCTCGCCGTCGTCCTCGACCGCGTCACCGGCGCCGCCGGGGAGGCGCTCGGCGAGGAACCGCACCCGCACGGGCGGCGGCTGTGGCTCGTCGCCCTGGCCGGCACGGTCGCGGTGGCCGTCGCCGGACGCCTCGTCGGCCGGCTCGACTGGCCCGACGCCTGGGTCCTGAACATCGCCGAGCCCGTCAACCGCGCCGTCGACTGGATGACCGCGCACCTCTACTCCGGGGTGCCCGTCGTCGGCGGCACCGCCGACTGGGCCGGCCACTTCACCACCTGGGTCCTCGACCCGGTGCGCGCCGGCCTGCAGGGCCTGCCGTGGTGGGCGGTCCTGCTGATCGTCGCCGCGCTCGCCTGGCTGATCGGCACCTGGCGGACCGCGCTGACCGCCGTCCTCGCGATGGCCGCGATCGGCGTGCTCGGTGTGTGGAAGCCGTCGCTCGACACGCTCTCCCAGGTCCTCACGGCCGTCGCCGTCACCCTCGTCATCGGCTTCGCGACCGGGGTCGCCGCCGCCCGCAGCGACCGCCTCGAACGCCTGCTGCGGCCCGTCCTGGACGTCTTCCAGACCATGCCGCAGTTCGTGTACCTCATCCCGGTCGTCGCCCTGTTCGGCGTGGGCCGCGCCCCCGCGGTCGCCGCGGCCGTCGTCTACGCGCTGCCCGCCGTCGTCCGCATCACCACGCAGGGCCTGCGCCAGGTCGACCCGGCCGCCCTGGAGTCGGCGCGCTCGCTCGGCGCGACCCCGGGCCAGCAGCTCCGCCAGGTCCAGCTCCCGCTCGCCCGCTCCGCGCTGCTGCTCGCCGTCAACCAGGGCGTCGTCCTGGTCCTCGCCGTCGTCATCATCGGCGGCCTGGTCGGCGGAGGCGCGCTCGGCTACGACGTCGTCTTCGGCCTCGCGCAGGGCGACCTGGCGACCGGACTGGTGGCCGGCGCCGCGATCGTCTGCCTCGGCCTGATGCTCGACCGGGTGACCCAGCCGACCGAACGCCGCGCGAGGAAGGGAGCCTGA